The following proteins are encoded in a genomic region of Cricetulus griseus strain 17A/GY chromosome 7, alternate assembly CriGri-PICRH-1.0, whole genome shotgun sequence:
- the Lrrc8c gene encoding volume-regulated anion channel subunit LRRC8C isoform X3, giving the protein MTPGFKKAFQLPRGFMVMQDKIICLPKRVQPTQNHSSVSNVSQAVISTTPLPPPKPSPTNPTTVEMKGLKTDLDLQQYSFINQICYERALHWYAKYFPYLVLIHTLVFMVCSNFWFKFPGSSSKIEHFISILGKCFDSPWTTRALSEVSGEDSEEKDNRKSNMNRTNAIQSGPEGSLINSQSLKSIPEKFVVDKSTAGALDKKEGEQAKALFEKVKKFRLHVEEGDILYAMYVRQTVLKVIKFLIIIAYNSALVSEVQFTVDCDIDIQDMTGYKNFSCNHTMAHLFSKLSFCYLCFVSIYGLTCLYTLYWLFYRSLREYSFEYVRQETGIDDIPDVKNDFAFMLHMIDQYDPLYSKRFAVFLSEVSENKLKQLNLNNEWTPDKLRQKLQMNAHNRLELPLIMLSGLPDTVFEITELQSLKLEIIKNVMIPATIAQLDNLQELSLHQCSVKIHSAALSFLKENLKVLSVKFDDIRELPPWMYNLRNLEELYLVGSLSHDISKNVTLESLRDLKSLKILSIKSNISKIPQAVVDVSSHLQKMCIHNDGTKLVMLNNLKKMTNLTELELVRCDLERIPHAVFSLLSLQELDLKENNLKSIEEIMSFQHLRKLTVLKLWYNSITYIPEHIKKLTSLERLFFSHNKVEVLPSHLFLCNKIRYLDLSYNDIRFIPPEIGVLQSLHYFSITCNKVESLPDELYFCKKLKTLKIGKNSLSVLSPKIGNLLFLSYLDIKGNHFEVLPPELGDCRALKRAGLVVEDALFETLPSDVREQMKAE; this is encoded by the coding sequence GTCATGCAAGACAAGATCATCTGCCTTCCGAAGAGAGTGCAGCCTACTCAGAACCACTCCTCTGTTTCCAATGTCTCTCAGGCGGTCATCAGTACCACCCCGCTGCCTCCACCTAAGCCCTCTCCAACCAACCCCACCACCGTGGAGATGAAAGGGCTGAAGACGGATCTGGACCTTCAGCAGTACAGCTTCATCAACCAGATATGCTATGAGCGAGCCCTCCACTGGTATGCCAAGTACTTCCCGTACCTCGTGCTCATCCACACCCTGGTCTTCATGGTCTGCAGCAACTTTTGGTTCAAATTCCCAGGTTCCAGTTCCAAGATAGAGCATTTCATCTCCATCCTGGGGAAGTGCTTTGACTCCCCATGGACCACGCGCGCACTCTCTGAAGTGTCTGGGGAGGACTCAGAAGAGAAAGACAACAGGAAGAGCAACATGAACAGGACCAATGCCATCCAGTCTGGTCCTGAAGGCAGCCTGATCAACTCCCAGTCTCTCAAGTCGATTCCTGAGAAGTTTGTGGTTGACAAATCTACCGCAGGGGCTCTGGACAAAAAGGAAGGTGAGCAGGCAAAGGCCTTGTTTGAGAAGGTGAAGAAGTTCCGGCTACACGTGGAAGAAGGTGATATTCTGTACGCCATGTACGTCCGCCAGACCGTGCTCAAGGTTATCAAGTTCCTAATCATCATTGCATACAACAGCGCTCTGGTTTCCGAGGTCCAGTTTACAGTGGACTGTGACATAGACATCCAGGACATGACGGGCTATAAAAACTTCTCTTGCAATCACACCATGGCCCATCTGTTCTCTAAACTCTCCTTCTGTTACCTGTGCTTCGTAAGCATCTATGGCTTGACGTGCCTTTACACCTTATACTGGCTGTTCTACCGTTCTCTGAGGGAATATTCTTTCGAGTATGTCCGGCAGGAAACTGGAATTGATGACATCCCAGATGTGAAAAACGACTTTGCTTTTATGCTCCATATGATAGATCAATATGACCCTCTGTACTCCAAGAGGTTTGCGGTGTTCCTGTCTGAAGTCAGTGAGAACAAATTAAAGCAGCTCAATTTAAATAACGAGTGGACCCCTGACAAACTGAGGCAGAAGCTGCAGATGAACGCCCATAACCGCCTGGAGCTGCCTCTGATCATGCTGTCAGGCCTTCCGGACACCGTGTTTGAAATCACGGAGTTACAGTCTCTGAAACTAGAGATCATTAAGAATGTCATGATTcccgccaccattgcccagctggaCAACCTTCAGGAACTCTCTCTGCACCAGTGTTCTGTCAAAATCCACAGTGCAGCACTCTCTTTCCTGAAGGAAAACCTCAAGGTCTTGAGCGTCAAGTTTGATGACATTCGGGAGCTGCCCCCCTGGATGTACAACCTCCGCAATCTGGAAGAGCTCTATCTGGTCGGCTCTCTGAGTCATGACATCTCCAAAAATGTCACCCTGGAGTCCCTGCGGGATCTCAAAAGCCTTAAAATCCTCTCCATCAAAAGCAACATCTCCAAAATCCCTCAGGCTGTGGTGGACGTGTCCAGCCACCTCCAGAAGATGTGCATCCATAACGACGGCACCAAGCTGGTGATGCTGAACAACCTGAAGAAGATGACCAATCTGACAGAGCTGGAACTGGTACGATGCGATCTGGAGCGCATTCCCCATGCTGTGTTCAGCCTGCTCAGCCTCCAGGAACTGGACCTGAAGGAAAACAACCTGAAATCGATAGAAGAGATCATGAgcttccagcacttgagaaaacTAACCGTGCTCAAACTGTGGTATAACAGCATCACCTACATCCCAGAGCACATCAAGAAACTGACTAGCCTGGAACGACTGTTTTTCAGCCACAATAAGGTAGAGGTGTTGCCTTCCCACCTCTTCCTATGCAACAAAATCCGATACCTGGACTTGTCCTATAATGACATTCGCTTCATCCCACCCGAAATAGGAGTTCTGCAAAGTTTACACTACTTTTCCATCACTTGTAACAAGGTTGAAAGCCTTCCAGATGAACTCTACTTTTGCAAGAAACTTAAAACTTTGAAGATTGGTAAAAACAGCCTCTCTGTGCTTTCACCAAAAATTGGAAATTTACTATTTCTTTCCTACTTAGACATCAAAGGTAATCACTTTGAAGTCCTCCCCCCTGAGCTGGGAGATTGTCGGGCTCTGAAGCGAGCTGGATTGGTCGTGGAAGATGCTCTGTTTGAGACTCTGCCCTCAGATGTCCGGGAGCAAATGAAAGCAGAGTAG
- the Lrrc8c gene encoding volume-regulated anion channel subunit LRRC8C isoform X1 — MIPVTEFRQFTEQQPAFRVLKPWWDVFTDYLSVAMLMIGVFGCTLQAFPTHYSLCLGNFCITLDIEEHKVMQDKIICLPKRVQPTQNHSSVSNVSQAVISTTPLPPPKPSPTNPTTVEMKGLKTDLDLQQYSFINQICYERALHWYAKYFPYLVLIHTLVFMVCSNFWFKFPGSSSKIEHFISILGKCFDSPWTTRALSEVSGEDSEEKDNRKSNMNRTNAIQSGPEGSLINSQSLKSIPEKFVVDKSTAGALDKKEGEQAKALFEKVKKFRLHVEEGDILYAMYVRQTVLKVIKFLIIIAYNSALVSEVQFTVDCDIDIQDMTGYKNFSCNHTMAHLFSKLSFCYLCFVSIYGLTCLYTLYWLFYRSLREYSFEYVRQETGIDDIPDVKNDFAFMLHMIDQYDPLYSKRFAVFLSEVSENKLKQLNLNNEWTPDKLRQKLQMNAHNRLELPLIMLSGLPDTVFEITELQSLKLEIIKNVMIPATIAQLDNLQELSLHQCSVKIHSAALSFLKENLKVLSVKFDDIRELPPWMYNLRNLEELYLVGSLSHDISKNVTLESLRDLKSLKILSIKSNISKIPQAVVDVSSHLQKMCIHNDGTKLVMLNNLKKMTNLTELELVRCDLERIPHAVFSLLSLQELDLKENNLKSIEEIMSFQHLRKLTVLKLWYNSITYIPEHIKKLTSLERLFFSHNKVEVLPSHLFLCNKIRYLDLSYNDIRFIPPEIGVLQSLHYFSITCNKVESLPDELYFCKKLKTLKIGKNSLSVLSPKIGNLLFLSYLDIKGNHFEVLPPELGDCRALKRAGLVVEDALFETLPSDVREQMKAE, encoded by the coding sequence GTCATGCAAGACAAGATCATCTGCCTTCCGAAGAGAGTGCAGCCTACTCAGAACCACTCCTCTGTTTCCAATGTCTCTCAGGCGGTCATCAGTACCACCCCGCTGCCTCCACCTAAGCCCTCTCCAACCAACCCCACCACCGTGGAGATGAAAGGGCTGAAGACGGATCTGGACCTTCAGCAGTACAGCTTCATCAACCAGATATGCTATGAGCGAGCCCTCCACTGGTATGCCAAGTACTTCCCGTACCTCGTGCTCATCCACACCCTGGTCTTCATGGTCTGCAGCAACTTTTGGTTCAAATTCCCAGGTTCCAGTTCCAAGATAGAGCATTTCATCTCCATCCTGGGGAAGTGCTTTGACTCCCCATGGACCACGCGCGCACTCTCTGAAGTGTCTGGGGAGGACTCAGAAGAGAAAGACAACAGGAAGAGCAACATGAACAGGACCAATGCCATCCAGTCTGGTCCTGAAGGCAGCCTGATCAACTCCCAGTCTCTCAAGTCGATTCCTGAGAAGTTTGTGGTTGACAAATCTACCGCAGGGGCTCTGGACAAAAAGGAAGGTGAGCAGGCAAAGGCCTTGTTTGAGAAGGTGAAGAAGTTCCGGCTACACGTGGAAGAAGGTGATATTCTGTACGCCATGTACGTCCGCCAGACCGTGCTCAAGGTTATCAAGTTCCTAATCATCATTGCATACAACAGCGCTCTGGTTTCCGAGGTCCAGTTTACAGTGGACTGTGACATAGACATCCAGGACATGACGGGCTATAAAAACTTCTCTTGCAATCACACCATGGCCCATCTGTTCTCTAAACTCTCCTTCTGTTACCTGTGCTTCGTAAGCATCTATGGCTTGACGTGCCTTTACACCTTATACTGGCTGTTCTACCGTTCTCTGAGGGAATATTCTTTCGAGTATGTCCGGCAGGAAACTGGAATTGATGACATCCCAGATGTGAAAAACGACTTTGCTTTTATGCTCCATATGATAGATCAATATGACCCTCTGTACTCCAAGAGGTTTGCGGTGTTCCTGTCTGAAGTCAGTGAGAACAAATTAAAGCAGCTCAATTTAAATAACGAGTGGACCCCTGACAAACTGAGGCAGAAGCTGCAGATGAACGCCCATAACCGCCTGGAGCTGCCTCTGATCATGCTGTCAGGCCTTCCGGACACCGTGTTTGAAATCACGGAGTTACAGTCTCTGAAACTAGAGATCATTAAGAATGTCATGATTcccgccaccattgcccagctggaCAACCTTCAGGAACTCTCTCTGCACCAGTGTTCTGTCAAAATCCACAGTGCAGCACTCTCTTTCCTGAAGGAAAACCTCAAGGTCTTGAGCGTCAAGTTTGATGACATTCGGGAGCTGCCCCCCTGGATGTACAACCTCCGCAATCTGGAAGAGCTCTATCTGGTCGGCTCTCTGAGTCATGACATCTCCAAAAATGTCACCCTGGAGTCCCTGCGGGATCTCAAAAGCCTTAAAATCCTCTCCATCAAAAGCAACATCTCCAAAATCCCTCAGGCTGTGGTGGACGTGTCCAGCCACCTCCAGAAGATGTGCATCCATAACGACGGCACCAAGCTGGTGATGCTGAACAACCTGAAGAAGATGACCAATCTGACAGAGCTGGAACTGGTACGATGCGATCTGGAGCGCATTCCCCATGCTGTGTTCAGCCTGCTCAGCCTCCAGGAACTGGACCTGAAGGAAAACAACCTGAAATCGATAGAAGAGATCATGAgcttccagcacttgagaaaacTAACCGTGCTCAAACTGTGGTATAACAGCATCACCTACATCCCAGAGCACATCAAGAAACTGACTAGCCTGGAACGACTGTTTTTCAGCCACAATAAGGTAGAGGTGTTGCCTTCCCACCTCTTCCTATGCAACAAAATCCGATACCTGGACTTGTCCTATAATGACATTCGCTTCATCCCACCCGAAATAGGAGTTCTGCAAAGTTTACACTACTTTTCCATCACTTGTAACAAGGTTGAAAGCCTTCCAGATGAACTCTACTTTTGCAAGAAACTTAAAACTTTGAAGATTGGTAAAAACAGCCTCTCTGTGCTTTCACCAAAAATTGGAAATTTACTATTTCTTTCCTACTTAGACATCAAAGGTAATCACTTTGAAGTCCTCCCCCCTGAGCTGGGAGATTGTCGGGCTCTGAAGCGAGCTGGATTGGTCGTGGAAGATGCTCTGTTTGAGACTCTGCCCTCAGATGTCCGGGAGCAAATGAAAGCAGAGTAG
- the Lrrc8c gene encoding volume-regulated anion channel subunit LRRC8C isoform X2: MIPVTEFRQFTEQQPAFRVLKPWWDVFTDYLSVAMLMIGVFGCTLQVMQDKIICLPKRVQPTQNHSSVSNVSQAVISTTPLPPPKPSPTNPTTVEMKGLKTDLDLQQYSFINQICYERALHWYAKYFPYLVLIHTLVFMVCSNFWFKFPGSSSKIEHFISILGKCFDSPWTTRALSEVSGEDSEEKDNRKSNMNRTNAIQSGPEGSLINSQSLKSIPEKFVVDKSTAGALDKKEGEQAKALFEKVKKFRLHVEEGDILYAMYVRQTVLKVIKFLIIIAYNSALVSEVQFTVDCDIDIQDMTGYKNFSCNHTMAHLFSKLSFCYLCFVSIYGLTCLYTLYWLFYRSLREYSFEYVRQETGIDDIPDVKNDFAFMLHMIDQYDPLYSKRFAVFLSEVSENKLKQLNLNNEWTPDKLRQKLQMNAHNRLELPLIMLSGLPDTVFEITELQSLKLEIIKNVMIPATIAQLDNLQELSLHQCSVKIHSAALSFLKENLKVLSVKFDDIRELPPWMYNLRNLEELYLVGSLSHDISKNVTLESLRDLKSLKILSIKSNISKIPQAVVDVSSHLQKMCIHNDGTKLVMLNNLKKMTNLTELELVRCDLERIPHAVFSLLSLQELDLKENNLKSIEEIMSFQHLRKLTVLKLWYNSITYIPEHIKKLTSLERLFFSHNKVEVLPSHLFLCNKIRYLDLSYNDIRFIPPEIGVLQSLHYFSITCNKVESLPDELYFCKKLKTLKIGKNSLSVLSPKIGNLLFLSYLDIKGNHFEVLPPELGDCRALKRAGLVVEDALFETLPSDVREQMKAE; encoded by the coding sequence GTCATGCAAGACAAGATCATCTGCCTTCCGAAGAGAGTGCAGCCTACTCAGAACCACTCCTCTGTTTCCAATGTCTCTCAGGCGGTCATCAGTACCACCCCGCTGCCTCCACCTAAGCCCTCTCCAACCAACCCCACCACCGTGGAGATGAAAGGGCTGAAGACGGATCTGGACCTTCAGCAGTACAGCTTCATCAACCAGATATGCTATGAGCGAGCCCTCCACTGGTATGCCAAGTACTTCCCGTACCTCGTGCTCATCCACACCCTGGTCTTCATGGTCTGCAGCAACTTTTGGTTCAAATTCCCAGGTTCCAGTTCCAAGATAGAGCATTTCATCTCCATCCTGGGGAAGTGCTTTGACTCCCCATGGACCACGCGCGCACTCTCTGAAGTGTCTGGGGAGGACTCAGAAGAGAAAGACAACAGGAAGAGCAACATGAACAGGACCAATGCCATCCAGTCTGGTCCTGAAGGCAGCCTGATCAACTCCCAGTCTCTCAAGTCGATTCCTGAGAAGTTTGTGGTTGACAAATCTACCGCAGGGGCTCTGGACAAAAAGGAAGGTGAGCAGGCAAAGGCCTTGTTTGAGAAGGTGAAGAAGTTCCGGCTACACGTGGAAGAAGGTGATATTCTGTACGCCATGTACGTCCGCCAGACCGTGCTCAAGGTTATCAAGTTCCTAATCATCATTGCATACAACAGCGCTCTGGTTTCCGAGGTCCAGTTTACAGTGGACTGTGACATAGACATCCAGGACATGACGGGCTATAAAAACTTCTCTTGCAATCACACCATGGCCCATCTGTTCTCTAAACTCTCCTTCTGTTACCTGTGCTTCGTAAGCATCTATGGCTTGACGTGCCTTTACACCTTATACTGGCTGTTCTACCGTTCTCTGAGGGAATATTCTTTCGAGTATGTCCGGCAGGAAACTGGAATTGATGACATCCCAGATGTGAAAAACGACTTTGCTTTTATGCTCCATATGATAGATCAATATGACCCTCTGTACTCCAAGAGGTTTGCGGTGTTCCTGTCTGAAGTCAGTGAGAACAAATTAAAGCAGCTCAATTTAAATAACGAGTGGACCCCTGACAAACTGAGGCAGAAGCTGCAGATGAACGCCCATAACCGCCTGGAGCTGCCTCTGATCATGCTGTCAGGCCTTCCGGACACCGTGTTTGAAATCACGGAGTTACAGTCTCTGAAACTAGAGATCATTAAGAATGTCATGATTcccgccaccattgcccagctggaCAACCTTCAGGAACTCTCTCTGCACCAGTGTTCTGTCAAAATCCACAGTGCAGCACTCTCTTTCCTGAAGGAAAACCTCAAGGTCTTGAGCGTCAAGTTTGATGACATTCGGGAGCTGCCCCCCTGGATGTACAACCTCCGCAATCTGGAAGAGCTCTATCTGGTCGGCTCTCTGAGTCATGACATCTCCAAAAATGTCACCCTGGAGTCCCTGCGGGATCTCAAAAGCCTTAAAATCCTCTCCATCAAAAGCAACATCTCCAAAATCCCTCAGGCTGTGGTGGACGTGTCCAGCCACCTCCAGAAGATGTGCATCCATAACGACGGCACCAAGCTGGTGATGCTGAACAACCTGAAGAAGATGACCAATCTGACAGAGCTGGAACTGGTACGATGCGATCTGGAGCGCATTCCCCATGCTGTGTTCAGCCTGCTCAGCCTCCAGGAACTGGACCTGAAGGAAAACAACCTGAAATCGATAGAAGAGATCATGAgcttccagcacttgagaaaacTAACCGTGCTCAAACTGTGGTATAACAGCATCACCTACATCCCAGAGCACATCAAGAAACTGACTAGCCTGGAACGACTGTTTTTCAGCCACAATAAGGTAGAGGTGTTGCCTTCCCACCTCTTCCTATGCAACAAAATCCGATACCTGGACTTGTCCTATAATGACATTCGCTTCATCCCACCCGAAATAGGAGTTCTGCAAAGTTTACACTACTTTTCCATCACTTGTAACAAGGTTGAAAGCCTTCCAGATGAACTCTACTTTTGCAAGAAACTTAAAACTTTGAAGATTGGTAAAAACAGCCTCTCTGTGCTTTCACCAAAAATTGGAAATTTACTATTTCTTTCCTACTTAGACATCAAAGGTAATCACTTTGAAGTCCTCCCCCCTGAGCTGGGAGATTGTCGGGCTCTGAAGCGAGCTGGATTGGTCGTGGAAGATGCTCTGTTTGAGACTCTGCCCTCAGATGTCCGGGAGCAAATGAAAGCAGAGTAG